From Bacteroidota bacterium:
TTTATCCTTGCTTTATTTATAATGATATCTGTTGTCTTCGATTTTTCTGAAAAAATTGATGATTTTCTGAACCGAAATGCACCTTTAAACGAAATAGTTTTTGACTATTACTTGAACTTTATTCCCTATTTCATGAATTTGTTCAGTCCTCTTTTCATTTTCATTTCAGCCGTTTATTTCACTTCACGAATGGCCTATAATACAGAAATTGTGGCCATGCTATCTGCTGGAGTAAATTTTTATCGTTTGCTTAAACCCTACTTTCTGGTTGCGCTACTTTTAGCTGCATTTTCTTGGTATCTCACTGGTTGGGTGATCCCTACTGGCAACGAAAAACTCATTGAATTTGAATCAAAATATATCAAAGACCCAGTTATCAGGGGCAATTCATATTTGCATCGCCAAATAGCACCTGATGTTTTTATTTATATAAGAAACTACAATCGCAAGGAAAACTCAGGCAGCAGGTTTACATTGGAAAAGTTTGATGAAACCAAACTTAAATTCAAGATTATGGCCTTGAAAATCCAGTGGGTTGATAGCACTGAAAAATGGAAACTTACAAATTATACAATTCGCAAAATTGAAGGGCTTAAAGAAACTCTGGTTAAAGGAGACGATTTGCAATTAAAATTACCCATGCATCCACGGAATTTTGGCAGAAAAACAGAAAACATCCAGTCGATGGA
This genomic window contains:
- a CDS encoding YjgP/YjgQ family permease, with the protein product MGKYVSIIDKYIIRKFLSTFVFILALFIMISVVFDFSEKIDDFLNRNAPLNEIVFDYYLNFIPYFMNLFSPLFIFISAVYFTSRMAYNTEIVAMLSAGVNFYRLLKPYFLVALLLAAFSWYLTGWVIPTGNEKLIEFESKYIKDPVIRGNSYLHRQIAPDVFIYIRNYNRKENSGSRFTLEKFDETKLKFKIMALKIQWVDSTEKWKLTNYTIRKIEGLKETLVKGDDLQLKLPMHPRNFGRKTENIQSMDNRELSQFIKAEQLRGEDLVTFYVVEKAKRTSMPAATFILVLIAFSISSRRIRGGIGLHLGIGIMIAFSYILFMQFSTIFAINGNLNPILACWIPNILYAILGIVLVIKAPK